The following proteins are encoded in a genomic region of Sorangiineae bacterium MSr12523:
- a CDS encoding alpha/beta fold hydrolase, which yields MGLGKIVRFAVGAVGVVYAAAAALAFAKQRAILFPAGAPRDVVMPEGQLVRISAEGREVFALHAPAKDADAPTLVFFHGNGEQLADLPVILRLFATYRLGAYAIEYPGYGLAHAQSVSEAAVYEAAEAGLVHLEKELGIPRERIVLVGQSIGSGAATEMARRGHGSKLVLLSPYTSIAEMARVVLPMFPGSLMVRDRFDNASKAPGIDIPVLILHGTADELIPVTMGKKLATLFPQAQLALVEGGHHGDLFFRNDDFVPATIARFATFPATPQNAGR from the coding sequence ATGGGCCTCGGGAAGATCGTTCGGTTTGCGGTAGGAGCCGTGGGCGTGGTGTACGCGGCGGCGGCAGCGCTCGCATTTGCGAAGCAGCGAGCCATTCTCTTTCCGGCGGGCGCGCCGCGGGATGTGGTGATGCCCGAGGGTCAGCTCGTGCGCATCTCGGCGGAGGGGCGCGAAGTGTTTGCCCTTCATGCTCCGGCGAAAGATGCCGATGCTCCCACCTTGGTGTTCTTCCACGGCAACGGCGAGCAGCTGGCCGATCTGCCGGTCATCCTGCGACTCTTTGCCACGTACAGGCTAGGCGCCTACGCCATCGAGTACCCGGGCTATGGGTTGGCGCACGCGCAATCCGTTTCGGAAGCGGCCGTCTACGAGGCCGCCGAGGCGGGCCTCGTTCACTTGGAAAAGGAGCTGGGCATTCCGCGCGAGCGCATCGTGCTCGTGGGCCAGTCCATCGGCTCGGGGGCCGCAACGGAAATGGCACGACGCGGGCATGGCTCGAAGCTCGTGCTCCTTTCGCCGTACACGAGCATCGCCGAGATGGCGCGGGTGGTGCTGCCCATGTTTCCTGGGTCGCTCATGGTTCGCGACCGATTCGACAATGCCTCGAAGGCGCCGGGTATCGATATACCCGTGTTGATCCTGCACGGCACAGCGGATGAGCTCATCCCCGTGACCATGGGAAAGAAGCTCGCGACATTGTTTCCGCAGGCGCAGCTCGCGTTGGTCGAGGGCGGGCACCACGGCGACCTCTTTTTCCGCAACGACGACTTCGTCCCCGCGACCATTGCGCGCTTTGCGACTTTCCCCGCAACTCCGCAAAACGCCGGCCGATAA
- a CDS encoding alpha/beta hydrolase, protein MTASIVFVSDEQKAIVQTWCGEFRKRIAIAVEDRTVKTSFGRTHALVAGPENGKPLVVLHGALASSAHVLPELGSLVSKRRVYALDIIGQSVLSEDRRIDVHDDSYGRWVVEATDALGLRHYDLYGVSWGGFVALRAAQAAPARVGRLALLNPAGWVANSAWKGLKAMGWPLLMFRLFPSEQRLRRVIEPLFSTVDDTDWTRYFGDALRAYRLDVRVPPLVKPEELEGLTCPVLVFASDEDISFPGRALLARVRELLPHAEVELLEHTKHCPPTTDAFRTSSSARVERFLAS, encoded by the coding sequence GGATCGCGATCGCCGTCGAAGACCGCACCGTGAAGACGTCGTTTGGGCGGACGCACGCCCTCGTGGCGGGTCCAGAGAATGGCAAGCCCTTGGTGGTGCTGCACGGTGCACTCGCATCGTCGGCGCATGTCCTTCCCGAGCTCGGAAGCCTCGTGAGCAAACGGCGCGTGTACGCGCTCGACATCATCGGACAATCGGTCCTGAGCGAAGACCGACGCATCGACGTACATGACGATTCGTACGGGCGCTGGGTCGTCGAGGCCACCGACGCACTGGGGCTGCGGCACTACGATTTGTACGGGGTGAGCTGGGGCGGCTTCGTGGCGCTTCGTGCGGCGCAGGCGGCCCCCGCGCGCGTGGGGCGCCTTGCGCTGCTGAACCCCGCGGGATGGGTCGCCAACTCGGCATGGAAAGGTCTCAAGGCCATGGGCTGGCCCTTGCTGATGTTCCGGCTCTTTCCGTCGGAGCAGCGCCTCCGTCGCGTGATCGAGCCGCTCTTTTCCACCGTCGACGACACCGATTGGACGCGCTACTTCGGGGACGCGCTGCGCGCATACCGGCTGGACGTGCGGGTGCCACCGCTGGTGAAGCCGGAGGAGCTCGAGGGGCTCACCTGCCCCGTTCTGGTCTTCGCCTCCGATGAAGACATATCCTTTCCAGGTCGCGCCCTTTTGGCGCGCGTGCGCGAGCTGCTTCCCCACGCCGAGGTGGAGCTGCTCGAGCACACGAAGCACTGCCCGCCAACCACCGACGCCTTCCGCACGTCGTCGAGCGCGCGCGTAGAGCGATTTCTGGCAAGCTAG